The DNA sequence TATGCGGCTTCGGTGGAGCAGACCGCCTACCGGGTGGTCCAGGAGGCGTTGACCAATGTGCACAAGCACGCTCCGGGCGCGAGTGCGCGGGTGCGGGTGGCGCACCGTGTGGCCGAGGTCGCGGTTCTGGTGGAGAACGGTCCGTCGGAGCGTGGTGCGGCGGACGCGGGGCTGCCCAGTGGGGGGAATGGGCTGGTCGGGATGCGGGAGCGGGTTTCGACGCTGGGCGGGGGCTTTGTGTCGGGGGCCACGGAGGCGGGTGGCTTCCGCGTCTCGGCGGTCATCCCGGATCGTACGGAGGGCGCGGAGCGTACGGATCGTACGGAGGGCGCGGACCGTGCGGAGGGCGTGGATCGCGTGGGGCGTACGGGCCCGGCGGCAGAGCGCTCGGCGGACCGCGCCGCGGCCGAGGGCCGCGGCGGGGATGTGGAGCGGGCGAAGAGCGCCTAGTGCGGGTGCGGGTGTGGGCGCCGGTGCCCGGTCGGCTCAGGCGCGGGTCAGTCTGGCCGGGAGGGCGCCGGTGACGAGGGTGTTGAGGGCGGCGTCCAGGTTGGGACCGAGGTACCAGTCGCCGGTGTGGTCGAGGCTGTAGACGCGTCCTTGCGTGTCGATGGTCAGCAGTGCTTGTCCGTCGGCTTCCTCGCCCAGGGGGCAGACCTCGGTTTCCAGGGCCCGGCCCAGGTCGCCGAGGGTGCGGGCGCAGTGGAGGCCGTGCAGCGGGTCGATGCGGAAGGGGGTGGGGGCGATTTCGCGGCCGGCGCCGGGGGGCTGGATGTGCAGTCCGCCGAACTCCGCCCATGCCTCGACCGCCGCCGGGAAGACGGTGTGCCGGTGGCCCGCGGGGGAGGAGTGGGCGAGGAGGGTGTCGGCCCAGGTCTCGGCGCGTTGTATGTCCCAGCGGCCGGGCTGCCAGCCCGCTTCGCGCAGGGCGGCGTCGACGGCGACGGGGAAGCGGGTGGAGTCCATGCGGTTGACTGGTGGCCGGGTCGGCCGGGCCGGGTGCGCCTGTGCTGTGTGCGGGGCCCGTGCCGGGTGGGGTGGCTGCGGTGCTTGGCTCATGTGTGGTGCTTGTGGTGACTGTGGTGCTTGTGGTGACTGGCTCACGTGGTCTCACCCACCACCCGTACGCCGAAGTGGGCCAGCAGCGCGGTGCAGGACAGGCACGGCGGGGCGTAGCTGCCGTGCTGGGGGTCGCCCGCTTCCCGGATCCGGCGGGTGGTGAGCTTGGCCTGTTTGAGGGAGCGGCGGGCCTCACTCTGGGTGAGCGGTTTACGGGAGGCGCGCTTGGAGCGGTTGGCCTCGACGTTCGCCAGGTGCCGGGAGAGGAGGATCACCTCGGGGCAGCGTCCGGTGAATCGTTCGCGCTGGCCGCTGGCGAGGGCGTCGAGGAAGTCCTGGACCAGTGGGTGGAGCGTGGGTGGCTGGTCGGCCTTGCCTCCGGTGCAGGTCAGCGTCTCGCCGCGGACGGACAGCGCGGCCGCGACGGCGGGCAGGATACCGTCGCGGCGGTGGCGGAGCGGCGGCGGGCCGGCGTCGGGGTCGACGCTGCTCCATCTCAGCCGGGGGTCGCCGGCCGTGAGGGTGGCGCCGCTGCCGCCTCCGTTGCTCTGCGTGATGTGCATGTGGTGGATCCCTCCCTGTGCAATCCCCCGGTTGCAATGATCAGACTGCCAAATCCTTTGGGCGCTGCGGTAGTCCGGGGCTGAACGACCAGGTGGAACCCGGGGCCGCGGTGGGGGTGGGCGGCCGCCCGGTTCACCTGGTTGCGTCAGCGCATAGGCTGTGCCCAGTAGCCAGCATCAGCAGGGGGCAACCGCCATGACGACAGGTCGGCTCGGGCAGCATGCCGCGCCACCGAACACGGCCTACGCCGGGCAGGTCGTGCATTTCCCGGACCCCGTCCGGGCCGCCCGACACCCCAAGGGCGTCCGGATGGACGAAAACGGCTTCCCGGACTTTTCGCCGTATGCGCGCGCGGCCGCCGAAATCGCCGAGCCTCCGGAGGGGTTCGGCGTGGACGAGCTTCGGCTGACGGACTACGTCTCGGCGAACGCGGCGCTGCACGCCGCCGGCCACGAGCTGTGGAACGGGTCGTCGTCGGTGGCCACCCCGCACGGCTGGACCTGGCACCATGTGGCCGGCACCCGCCGCCTGGAGCTGATTCCGGTCGAGGTCAAGGCGTTGCTGCGGCATCACGCCGGGGTCGCGACGGCGCTGGTCGACCAGGAGAAGCGGGGTACGCGCCCGTTGCAGGAGACCCGGCCGATCCATATCGGTCTGCCGGTGCGGGGTATTTCGGTCACCGAGGAGCAGGTGCTCGGTGTCGAGGAGGACCTCGGTTACCGGCTGCCCGAGTCCTACCGTGCCTTTCTGAAGGCGGCGGGCGGCTGCGCGCCGGTCGGCACGGCGCTGGACCCGGAGCTGGGGCTGCTGATCGACCAGCCGTTCTTCACGGTGCGCGACGCGGCGGCGGTCAACGACCTCGTCTATATCAACAAGTGTCTGCGTGACCACTTCACCAAGGACTATCTGGGCGTCTGCTTCGTCCAGGGCGGTGTGATCGCGGTCAAGGTGAAGGGGGACGCGATCGGCTCGGTGTGGTTCTGCGCGTACGACGACGCGCGGGACCGCGACGGCTGGACGGTCCAGGAGCGGGTGGAGCGGCTGATGCTGCCGTGCGGCGAGGACTTCGACGCCTTCCTGCTCCGGCTGGCGGGCAATGCGCCGGAGCTGGAGACCGTGGCGAACCTGATGGTGGACGGCGGATTCGCGTACGCCGTCCCGGTGGAGGGGTGAGCGCGATGGTGACCTTCGCACAGGCGCAGGAGCGCGCGGAACTCTGGATCAACGGCGATGTGCCGGCCTATCAGCAGCGCGAGGCGCGGGTCCGGGAGTTCGACCTGGGCTTCGTGGTCTGGGCCGAGGACCGCCCGGACGGGCCGGTTTCGGGCCGGGGGGCCGAGGGCGCGCGGATGGTGATCGCCCGCGACAGCGGTGAGACCACGCTGTGGCCGGGGCTGCCGGTGGGTGAGGTGATCCGCCGTTACGAGGAGCGGTACGGCACGACCGACGGCACCCGTGACGAGTCCACCAGCGGGCGGCAGCAGCGCATCGACTTGAACGCGACGTCCTTCCTGCTCACTCCGCCGGAGTGGTTGCTGGAGGCGGCGGACGCGAGGAACCGGCCCGGTCAGGGGTCGGAGGCGGAGTCCGACGGGGAGGCGGCCGATGCTTCCGCGTCGGCTTCGGGCTCGTCGGCTCCCTCTGCTTCTTCTGCGGGTGTCGCTGATTCGGGCGCTCCGTCCTCCCCTTCTGTCCCTTCTGCCCCTTCTTCCCAGGGGGACGACTGGCCGTCGGCCGGTGGGGCGCAGGGCCGAGGTGGGGCCGTGGACGACTGGCCGTCCGACGGTGTCGCCCGCCCTCTCGCGGCCGACGGGCCGCAGGACGCCCCGCCCGTTCCTGGCGCTCCGTCCACGCCTGGCGCCCCGCCCGCGTCCGGTGGGGCGAGCCCGTGGGCCCCGCCCGCGCCGGACGCCGGGACGCCCGCATCGGGCAGCCCGGCCGGCGGTCCGGCCACGCCCGGCGGCGGTACGCCGTGGGCCGGGACGGACATCAAGGGCGACGATGACGACGACCGTTCGGTCGCCCCGCCCGCCACGGTCTTCGCCCCGCCGCTGGCGGGCTCCGACGACGAGGACACCCCGGCGCCGGGTGTCCGGCCCGACGCCAAGACCGAGTTGATGTCCGCGGGCAGTGCGCTGCCGCCCACGGCCATCGCCCCGTCCCTCGACTTCCCGGAGCAGCAGGGCGGGTCCGGTACCGGCACGGGGGCCGGGTCCCGCGCGGGTGACATCGCGGACGAGGCCACCCACAAGGCGGGCGGCACGACGCCTCCGCCGCCCGGTGCGCCGAGTGCGCCCGGTGCCCGGCCGGGCTCGGACCCGACGCCTCCGCCCGCGCCGTCCGGCCCCGGTGCGCCCGGTGCTCCGGCCGGGGGGTACGTACCGACACAGCTGGTCTCGCAGCTCAGCCCCGATGACGGCCCTCCTGGCCCCGCTGGCCCCCCTGGTGCGCCCGGTGCGCCGGGTGCGCCTGGTGGGCAGACGCCGCCTCCGCCGGGTGCGCCGGGCGCGCCTGCCGGTGGGGTGCATGCCGCCGCGACGATGCTCGCGGGTCCGGGTGGTGCGCCACAGCAGCAGACCCCGCCTCCGGGCGCTCCGCAGCCGCCTGGTCCTCCCGGCCCCCCTGGTGCGCCTGGTGCGCCGGGTGCTCCTGGTGGTGGGCAGGCGCCGCCTCCGCCGGGTGCGCCGGGTACGCCTGCCGGTGGGGTGCATGCCGCCGCGACGATGCTCGCGGGTCCGGGTGGACAGCCGGCGCCCGGCGCACCGGGTGCGCCCGGTGGCCCCGGCTATCCGGCCCCGTCCGGCCCGCAGCCGCCTGGCCCACCCGGTGTCCCCGGTGCGGGTGGTCCGCAGACGCCGCCGCCTCCGCCGGGTGCGGCCGCACCCCCGTATCCGGGACCCGCCGGCGCGCCGGGCGCGCCGGGTGCTCCCGGTATGCCTCCGCCCTCCGGTGCTCCCGTCCAGGGGGTCGCGCCGCCCGGGGGTATGCCCGCGCCGGGGATGGCGCCGCCGCCCGGCTACGCGTATCCGCCGCCGCCCCCGAATCAGCCGACCGTGGGGCCCGGCTATATGGCGGTGCTGCGCTACCGTGCGCCGGACGGCTCCGAGCAGCAGCTCATCCGCCGTTCGGCGCCCGGCACCCCGCATCCGGAGTGGCAGATCCTGCATGAGCTGCGGGCGATGAACGTGCCGCCGCAGCAGGTGCTGGAGCTCCACACCGAGCTGGAGTCCTGTGATCTGCCGGGTGGTTACTGCGCCCGGATGATCCGGGAGAGCTGGCCGCAGGTGCGGATCAGTCACACCGCTCCGTACGGGCGTGATCACGCCACCCGTCAGCAGGGTGTGCGTCATCTGCTGGAGCACCAGGACGAGTTGGCCCAGGTGGCGGACGGCCCGGCCCGTCCGGGGCCGAACCGGGTGCCGCTGCCGCACCCCAGTCAGGTGCAGCCGATTCCGCCGGTGCCGCCGGAGGGGCTGGCGCATGAGCTGGGCCAGGCGTTCGGGCCGCAGGGCATCTTCCGCTTCGATCAGCGCGCGGTGTCGCGGATGGGTGTTCCGGACGTGGTGGCGCAGACGCTGGTGTGGGCGGGGCTGCCGGCCGACTTCGGTCCGTTCTTCTGGGCGCAGGCCCAGCCGGGCCGCCCGGTGCCGACGCTCGCGGAGCTGGCGGCGGAGCGCGGGGTGCAGCCCGCGCCGGACGCGGGTTCGTACCTGGTCATGGGCAATGACTTCGGCCGTCAGCTGTGTGTGCAGTACGGCACGGCGAACATCGTGGCGGTGCCGTTGGAGGCGGCGCCCCAGCCGGTGCCGCCGCAGTTCGTGAACACCGGGCTGCCGGAGTTCGTGCGGTGCATGGCGCTGCTGGGCCGGATGTGGCGGCTGCGCTACGGGCTGACGCCGGAGCAGGCGGGCCGTTGGACGGTGGACTTCCAGGCGCAGCTGGCGGGTCTGGACCCGGCGGCGCTGTCCGCTCCGGACAACTGGTGGGCGGTGCTGCTGGAGCAGATGTGGGACGGCCTGCTCTGACCTGTCCGATCTGAGCCTGTCCGCTCTTGTCCGGTCTGAGCCTGCGAACGAACGGCGATTGAGGCGCCCGACCCCCGTGACGGGGGCGGGCGCCTCGTCGTTGTTGTCACCGGTGGCGGTCCCGCCCGGGGATATGGGCGGAGTGTCGCGTTATGGGGGATGAGGGCCATCTACAAAGATGAGCGCCGAAGCGCGTTGCATACCGGACAAAAGGGGTTCGAAGGATGGGCGCATCGGTGTCACCTCATGGCTTCACCATCGTCGGCGGGCGGGGTCGTGGCTACCGTCCCGCGCAGGTCGACCACTATGTGGCCGAGCTGTCCGAGGCGCGGGACGCGGCGTGGGAGCGTGCCGCGCGCCTCACCGTGCTGGCCAATGAGCTGACCGCCGAGGCGGAGCGGCTGCGCGAGGTGATCGCCCAACTGGCCCCCCAGACCTATGAGTCGCTCGGCGACCGGGCCCAGCTGATCCTGATGGCGGCCGAGGAGGAGGTCGTCTGTCTGCGGGCGGCGGCCGAGGCGTCGGCGCAGGAGGAGTGGGAGGCCGCGCAGACCGCGGCCCGTGCGGTGCGGGACGCCGCCCGTGACGAGGCCGAACAGATCCGCGAGGCCGCCGAGGCGGCGGCGCGCGTCATCGTGGAGTCGGCCCAGGTGGACGTGGACGAGTTGCGGTCCGCGTCGCGTCAGGACGCCAAGGAGTGGCGGAGCCAGGCGCTCGCGGAGCTGAAGGAGATGCATCAGCGCGTCGCCGGGATCCTGGCCGAGCAGGAGCGGGAGCACGCCGAGCGCTGGGAGGCGGCGGGCCGGGAGATGGCCGAGCGGGACAACGCGATGACGGCCCGGCTGGCCCAGTTGGAGGAGTACGCCCAGGCGACGCTCGCCGACGCCAAGCGGGAGTACGGGATGGCCGAGCAGGCCGCGCGGCTGCGGAAGGAGGACGCGCAGGCGCAGGCGGCGGAGATCATCGCGCAGGCGCGGGCCCGGGAGGAGCGTCTGGCGCGGGAGACGGAGCGGACGCTGCGTGAGCATGTGGAGCGGCGTGAGGAGCTCAGGGCGCATCTGGAACATGTGCGGGGCAGCCTGGCGGCACTGACCGGCAAGCCGGTGTCGGAGGACGCGGCGGCCACACAGCGCACCGACCCCTGAGCGCACCCGGCCTCCGCCGCCGGGTTCAGGGACCGTTCGGCGGCAAGGGCGCGGGGTCGGCTTCGGGCGTCGGGTTCACGGACCGCCCGATCTCCGGGGTGCGGCCGCCGCCCGGCTTCGGGGTCGCCTGATGTCGGGGCTACCGGCCTTGGGGCTTGGCCGCCGCCTGGTTTCGGGCTGGCCCGGCTGCAAGGGGTAGGTCGGCTTCGGGGTCGCCTGGCCGTCAGGGTTCGGCCGCCCGTCCCGTTCGGGCCCACCCGGCTTGCGGGGTTCGGCCCCGCCCGGCCTCCGGGTCGCCCGGCCTCCGTGACTTGGCCGCCCGCCCGGTTTCAGGGCCGCCCGGCGTCAAACACGCGGCTGCTGCCCGGTTTCCGGCCGCCCGGTTTCAGGGCCGCCCGGTCTTCATGGTTCGGTGTTGCCCTGTTCGGGGCGCCTGGTTTCCGGCCCACCGGCTTCCCGGGTGCGGCCGCCGCCCGGCTTCGGGTGGGGGCCGCTGCGTTTCAGGGCCCCTTGGCCTCAAACGCGCGGGCGCCGCCTCGTTTCGGGGGCACCGGCTCGGTGTTGTCAGGATTCCGGCTCGGTCTCCGCTTCCGTGCGGATCGGGAAGCGGCGCGGGGCCAGGAAGACCAGGGCCAGCAGGGCCAGTAGGGCGGCGGTCGCCGAGCCCAGGTAGACGTGGTCGACGGCGGTGTCCACGGCGCGCCGCAGGTAGTCGGCGGCCTGGTCGGTGAGGGTGCCGGGGTGTTCCAGGGCGCGGGAGATCGAGTCCAGGTCGTCGGGCAGTCCGGGCCGGATGGCGTCGGGGGCGTCGGTGAGCCGGGTGGCCAGGGCGGCGTTGGCGATGGCGCCGAAGAGGGCCGCGCCGACGCTTTGGCCGACCTGGCGGCAGAAGAGGATGGAGGCGGTGGCGGTGCCGCGTTCGGCCCATTCGACGGATGACTGCACCCCGATGATCAGCGGCAGCTGGAAGAGTCCGAGGGCGCCCCCGAGCAGCAGCATGATCAGCGCGGGCTGCCAGGCGGCGCCCGGGTAGGGGAGGAACGGGAAGGCGGCCAGGATCAGCGTGGCGGCCGTCATACCGGTGATGGCGCAGCGCCGGAAGCCGACGCGGTTGTAGACGCGGCTGCTGAGCGCGGCCGCGATCGGCCAGCTCAGCGTCATCGTGGACAGGACGAATCCGGCCGGTATCGGTCCGAGTCCCAGCACCGACTGGGCGTAGGTGGGCAGGAAGACGGTCGGGGCGATCATCAGCAGGCCGAGCGCGCCGAAGGCGAGGTTGACCGCCGAGATCGTGCGGCGGCGCCAGACCCAGCCGGGGATGATCGGTTCGGCGGCGCGCCGTTCGATCCATACGGTCGCCGCGGCGCAGACCGCGGTGGCGCCGAGCAGGGCCAGTGACGGGGCGGACAGCCAGCTCCAGGCGACTCCGCCCTGGACGAGGGCGGTCAGCAGCAGTCCGCCGCTGAGGAATACGCCCAGCGCCCCGGCCCAGTCGACCTTCGGGCGGCCGTTCCGGTGCCGTCGTGGTTCGTGCAGGTGGCGGGCGATCAGGGCGAGCGCCAGGGCGCCGACCGGCAGGTTGATGAGGAAGATCCAGCGCCAGTCGGCGTATCCGGCGAGCACTCCGCCGATCGCGGGACCGGCCACGGAGGAGAGTGCCCAGACGGAGGAGAGCCTGGCCTGGATCTTCGGGCGTTCCTTGAGCGGGTAGAGGTCGGCGGCGATGACCTGGATGGTGCCCTGGAGCGCCCCGCCGCCCAGCCCCTGGACGATCCGGGAGGCGATGAGGGTGCCCATGTTCCAGGCGCCGGCGCACAGCAGCGAGCCGATGAGGAAGACCACGATGCCCGCGAGCAGGATGGGTTTGCGGCCGAAGGTGTCGGAGAGCTTGCCGTACAGCGGCAGGGAGACGGTGACGGCGAGCAGATAGCCGGAGAAGAGCCAGGAGAAGACGGAGAAGCCGCCGAGGTCGCCGACGATCTGCGGTACGGCGGTGGAGATGATGGTCGAGTCGAGCGCGGTGAGCGCCATGCCGAGCATCAGGGCGGCGGCGACGGGGCGGCGGCCGCGGGGGGCGGGGGACTCGGGGGTCGGCTGGGGTGCGGATGGCCTGGGGTCCGCGTCCATCGGCCGTCGTGCGGTGCCGCCCACGGTGGCGCGCTCCCTTCGCCGGTCGGCGCCGGCACGTGTTCGCGATGCTGCTACGACGATGCTTGTGCGGTGCGCACGGTGCATGTGCCGCGGTGCGCACAGTGCTTGTGCGGCGCCCACAGTGCTCGTGCGGTGTGACGATATTCGTGTTGTCCGACGATCCTTGTACGACCCACGATTCCATGCCGGGCCGGGGCGGGGGAAGAACGCATCCGGGCTGCCCAGACCGCCCGTATCGGTCCTGAGGTGACGGAAGGGTCCGGGATCGGCCCTTAGGTCCGGTCAGCCTTGAGGCTTACTCCCCTAGGGGATGGCCACCCCGTACTCCTACCCCCGGTTCGTCCCGGCGGATGAGGAGCCCGCCGTGCCCGCTTCATAGGGTTGCTACGGGCTGCGCGACCGAGGGGGTGGGGCCGGCCCTACCGCGGAGAGGGAGCCTTCCCCATCGCGGAGGTTCCCGGATCGGGTCAGGATGAAAGCCACGATCGGGAACCGAGATCGCCGATCGGACACGAAGGAGAACGACCGTGACAACGGCTGTATCGATTCCCAAGACCGGGGGCAGCGGAGGACATACGGCCGTCGCCGCCCGCGCACGCCAGGTCGTCAAGGCGTACGGCTCCGGTGAGACCCGGGTGGTCGCGCTGGACCATGTGGACGTGGACATCGCTCGCGGGCGGTTCACCGCGATCATGGGCCCGTCCGGCTCCGGCAAGTCGACCCTGATGCACTGCCTGGCGGGTCTGGACACCGTCAGCTCCGGACAGATCTTCATCGACGAGACCGAGATCACCGGGCTGAAGGACAAGAAGCTCACCAAGCTGCGCCGGGACCGGATCGGCTTCATCTTCCAGGCGTTCAACCTGCTGCCGACGCTCAGCGCGATCGAGAACATCACGCTGCCGATGGACATCGCGGGCCGTAAGCCCGAGCGGGCCTGGCTGGACCGGGTGGTGGAGACCGTCGGCCTGGTCGACCGGCTCAAGCACCGTCCCAGCCAGCTCTCCGGCGGTCAGCAGCAGCGCGTCGCGGTGGCCCGCGCGCTGGCCGCCCGCCCCGAGATCATCTTCGGTGACGAGCCGACCGGGAACCTGGACTCGCGGGCCGGCGCCGAGGTGCTGGGCTTCCTCAAGCGGTCCGTGGACGAGCTGGGCCAGACGATCGTGATGGTCACCCATGACCCGGT is a window from the Streptomyces luomodiensis genome containing:
- a CDS encoding SUKH-3 domain-containing protein, yielding MDSTRFPVAVDAALREAGWQPGRWDIQRAETWADTLLAHSSPAGHRHTVFPAAVEAWAEFGGLHIQPPGAGREIAPTPFRIDPLHGLHCARTLGDLGRALETEVCPLGEEADGQALLTIDTQGRVYSLDHTGDWYLGPNLDAALNTLVTGALPARLTRA
- a CDS encoding SUKH-4 family immunity protein, whose product is MVTFAQAQERAELWINGDVPAYQQREARVREFDLGFVVWAEDRPDGPVSGRGAEGARMVIARDSGETTLWPGLPVGEVIRRYEERYGTTDGTRDESTSGRQQRIDLNATSFLLTPPEWLLEAADARNRPGQGSEAESDGEAADASASASGSSAPSASSAGVADSGAPSSPSVPSAPSSQGDDWPSAGGAQGRGGAVDDWPSDGVARPLAADGPQDAPPVPGAPSTPGAPPASGGASPWAPPAPDAGTPASGSPAGGPATPGGGTPWAGTDIKGDDDDDRSVAPPATVFAPPLAGSDDEDTPAPGVRPDAKTELMSAGSALPPTAIAPSLDFPEQQGGSGTGTGAGSRAGDIADEATHKAGGTTPPPPGAPSAPGARPGSDPTPPPAPSGPGAPGAPAGGYVPTQLVSQLSPDDGPPGPAGPPGAPGAPGAPGGQTPPPPGAPGAPAGGVHAAATMLAGPGGAPQQQTPPPGAPQPPGPPGPPGAPGAPGAPGGGQAPPPPGAPGTPAGGVHAAATMLAGPGGQPAPGAPGAPGGPGYPAPSGPQPPGPPGVPGAGGPQTPPPPPGAAAPPYPGPAGAPGAPGAPGMPPPSGAPVQGVAPPGGMPAPGMAPPPGYAYPPPPPNQPTVGPGYMAVLRYRAPDGSEQQLIRRSAPGTPHPEWQILHELRAMNVPPQQVLELHTELESCDLPGGYCARMIRESWPQVRISHTAPYGRDHATRQQGVRHLLEHQDELAQVADGPARPGPNRVPLPHPSQVQPIPPVPPEGLAHELGQAFGPQGIFRFDQRAVSRMGVPDVVAQTLVWAGLPADFGPFFWAQAQPGRPVPTLAELAAERGVQPAPDAGSYLVMGNDFGRQLCVQYGTANIVAVPLEAAPQPVPPQFVNTGLPEFVRCMALLGRMWRLRYGLTPEQAGRWTVDFQAQLAGLDPAALSAPDNWWAVLLEQMWDGLL
- a CDS encoding YwqJ-related putative deaminase, which encodes MHITQSNGGGSGATLTAGDPRLRWSSVDPDAGPPPLRHRRDGILPAVAAALSVRGETLTCTGGKADQPPTLHPLVQDFLDALASGQRERFTGRCPEVILLSRHLANVEANRSKRASRKPLTQSEARRSLKQAKLTTRRIREAGDPQHGSYAPPCLSCTALLAHFGVRVVGETT
- a CDS encoding HNH endonuclease — translated: MTTGRLGQHAAPPNTAYAGQVVHFPDPVRAARHPKGVRMDENGFPDFSPYARAAAEIAEPPEGFGVDELRLTDYVSANAALHAAGHELWNGSSSVATPHGWTWHHVAGTRRLELIPVEVKALLRHHAGVATALVDQEKRGTRPLQETRPIHIGLPVRGISVTEEQVLGVEEDLGYRLPESYRAFLKAAGGCAPVGTALDPELGLLIDQPFFTVRDAAAVNDLVYINKCLRDHFTKDYLGVCFVQGGVIAVKVKGDAIGSVWFCAYDDARDRDGWTVQERVERLMLPCGEDFDAFLLRLAGNAPELETVANLMVDGGFAYAVPVEG
- a CDS encoding MDR family MFS transporter, which encodes MDADPRPSAPQPTPESPAPRGRRPVAAALMLGMALTALDSTIISTAVPQIVGDLGGFSVFSWLFSGYLLAVTVSLPLYGKLSDTFGRKPILLAGIVVFLIGSLLCAGAWNMGTLIASRIVQGLGGGALQGTIQVIAADLYPLKERPKIQARLSSVWALSSVAGPAIGGVLAGYADWRWIFLINLPVGALALALIARHLHEPRRHRNGRPKVDWAGALGVFLSGGLLLTALVQGGVAWSWLSAPSLALLGATAVCAAATVWIERRAAEPIIPGWVWRRRTISAVNLAFGALGLLMIAPTVFLPTYAQSVLGLGPIPAGFVLSTMTLSWPIAAALSSRVYNRVGFRRCAITGMTAATLILAAFPFLPYPGAAWQPALIMLLLGGALGLFQLPLIIGVQSSVEWAERGTATASILFCRQVGQSVGAALFGAIANAALATRLTDAPDAIRPGLPDDLDSISRALEHPGTLTDQAADYLRRAVDTAVDHVYLGSATAALLALLALVFLAPRRFPIRTEAETEPES
- a CDS encoding ABC transporter ATP-binding protein, which encodes MTTAVSIPKTGGSGGHTAVAARARQVVKAYGSGETRVVALDHVDVDIARGRFTAIMGPSGSGKSTLMHCLAGLDTVSSGQIFIDETEITGLKDKKLTKLRRDRIGFIFQAFNLLPTLSAIENITLPMDIAGRKPERAWLDRVVETVGLVDRLKHRPSQLSGGQQQRVAVARALAARPEIIFGDEPTGNLDSRAGAEVLGFLKRSVDELGQTIVMVTHDPVAASYANRVLYLADGRIVDEMDNPTADLVLERMKSFDARGRVS
- a CDS encoding cellulose-binding protein: MGASVSPHGFTIVGGRGRGYRPAQVDHYVAELSEARDAAWERAARLTVLANELTAEAERLREVIAQLAPQTYESLGDRAQLILMAAEEEVVCLRAAAEASAQEEWEAAQTAARAVRDAARDEAEQIREAAEAAARVIVESAQVDVDELRSASRQDAKEWRSQALAELKEMHQRVAGILAEQEREHAERWEAAGREMAERDNAMTARLAQLEEYAQATLADAKREYGMAEQAARLRKEDAQAQAAEIIAQARAREERLARETERTLREHVERREELRAHLEHVRGSLAALTGKPVSEDAAATQRTDP